In Colletotrichum lupini chromosome 6, complete sequence, a single window of DNA contains:
- a CDS encoding cupin, which produces MSSSGAAPAASASEDCPFGPVSRHITTHDANGRAVFSDAFPVQVTPDPLKNMYFHTCYTTSESPVTMDDEKDLAAYAPNHPRMPSLHLPSGSVLRVVDFGPQTGPMMHRTESCDYGIVLKGEVECYLDDGAKRTLKEGEIMIQRGTMHGWKNATDQWARVIFCLQPAEPVRVAGKVMEDDIPFMKVSPERQADYEKFMAEQAAKKKTEEKI; this is translated from the coding sequence ATGTCGTCGTCCGGAGCTGCTCCCGCCGCCTCCGCATCCGAAGACTGCCCCTTCGGCCCCGTATCCCGGCACATCACAACCCACGACGCCAACGGCCGCGCCGTCTTCTCCGACGCATTCCCCGTACAAGTCACGCCGGACCCGCTGAAGAACATGTACTTCCACACCTGCTACACAACTTCCGAGTCACCCGTCACAATGGACGACGAAAAAGACCTGGCAGCCTACGCGCCCAACCACCCGCGCATGCCGTCCCTGCACCTCCCCTCGGGCTCCGTCCTGCGGGTGGTAGACTTTGGTCCGCAGACAGGGCCGATGATGCACCGCACCGAGTCGTGCGACTACGGCATCGTGCTCAAGGGCGAGGTGGAGTGTTACCTGGACGACGGGGCGAAGCGGACGCTGAAGGAAGGGGAGATCATGATTCAGAGGGGCACGATGCACGGGTGGAAGAATGCGACGGATCAGTGGGCGCGGGTGATTTTCTGTCTGCAGCCTGCGGAGCCGGTGAGAGTTGCGGGCAAGGTGATGGAGGACGATATCCCGTTTATGAAGGTTTCACCCGAGAGGCAGGCGGATTATGAAAAGTTCATGGCGGAGCAGGCTGCGAAGAAGAAGACTGAGGAGAAGATTTGA
- a CDS encoding transposase, producing MPRRAAPEPKPRKPQYSPEKRARIAVLSELGMSLKEISIKEEVPVSSIKGIVTRYRLQQAGRDRPRPGRPRILSDRDVKTLLRVLQEKPACSYAELKRDAGVTCATKTLVRYLQMEGLKPTKPPAGDSEEEAERMRVLVEEGEGEEV from the coding sequence ATGCCTCGCCGCGCCGCCCCAGAACCAAAGCCCCGCAAACCGCAATACTCCCCCGAAAAGCGCGCCCGCATCGCCGTCCTCTCGGAGCTCGGCATGTCCCTCAAAGAAATCTCCATCAAGGAGGAAGTCCCCGTCTCCTCCATCAAGGGCATCGTCACGCGCTACCGCCTCCAGCAGGCGGGCCGCGACCGGCCCCGTCCGGGCCGCCCCCGTATCCTGTCCGATCGGGACGTCAAGACGCTCCTGCGCGTGCTGCAGGAGAAGCCGGCCTGCTCGTACGCCGAGCTGAAGCGCGACGCGGGCGTGACGTGCGCGACCAAGACGCTGGTGCGGTATTTGCAGATGGAGGGGTTGAAGCCGACGAAGCCGCCTGCGGGGGAttccgaggaggaggcggagaGGATGAGGGTTTTGGTTGAGGAGGGGGAAGGGGAGGAGGTGTGA
- a CDS encoding oxidoreductase family protein: protein MSSVKKSGSPVAVPEDATPVPPQKPPMSVSPPRILVIGAGSRGQAYAHANETSCNGIVAAVAEPITYKRQSFGRTFVWGSNTPQEGQQFADWTEFVTYETRRREREAAGEDVPPGVDAAFICVLDEMHRDVLVGLAPLGLHVMCEKPLATSLTDCLDMYQAMKPPAGQEPKNVFSIGHVLRYSPHNMLLRKLLLEDRVIGDILKIVHTEPVGWWHFTHSYVRGNWRNEKTTAPSLLTKSCHDIDLLLWLLSAPVKAGTGTPHLPSTVSSSGSLHLFRKGRKPAAAGNATNCMSCPLGDSGCKFSAKNIYLGQDLKGLASGNTDWPVSIVMPEIEDFPTSERSKVLASKLAEDYDDSTPKDVVASRNWFGRCVFDADNNVCDDQTVTITWDDATDGTPESTKQSKSATLHMVAQTKKICERYTHIYGIDGEIYADARTITIEDFNTGATQSFHPTLEDAGHGGGDKGLARQFILAVDKVKNHGWTPEKAQNEFIGCSLEEVIRSHAMVFAAEEARTGRKVVDWQKWWSQKVANTTSD from the coding sequence ATGTCGTCCGTCAAGAAGTCGGGTTCGCCCGTCGCGGTCCCTGAAGATGCAACTCCAGTGCCACCTCAGAAACCTCCCATGTCTGTTTCGCCACCTCGCATTCTCGTCATCGGAGCTGGCTCTCGTGGACAAGCATATGCTCATGCTAACGAGACCTCTTGCAACGGTATCGTGGCTGCTGTCGCTGAACCCATCACCTACAAGCGTCAAAGCTTCGGTCGAACATTCGTTTGGGGCTCCAACACTCCCCAAGAAGGGCAACAGTTTGCCGACTGGACCGAGTTCGTAACATACGAGACACGCCGCCGAGAGAGAGAAGCTGCTGGTGAAGATGTACCGCCTGGCGTTGATGCCGCCTTCATTTGTGTTCTTGACGAAATGCATCGCGACGTCCTCGTCGGACTTGCTCCTCTGGGACTACACGTCATGTGCGAGAAACCCCTCGCCACGTCTCTTACCGATTGTCTCGACATGTATCAGGCTATGAAGCCTCCTGCTGGCCAGGAGCCCAAGAACGTCTTCTCTATCGGCCATGTACTTCGTTACAGCCCACACAATATGCTGCTTCGCAAGCTCTTGCTCGAAGACCGTGTCATTGGCGATATCCTCAAGATTGTGCACACCGAGCCGGTCGGTTGGTGGCATTTTACCCACTCGTATGTGCGTGGCAACTGGCGGAACGAAAAGACTACGGCACCAAGTCTATTGACAAAGAGCTGCCACGACATTGATCTCCTCCTTTGGCTTCTGAGCGCACCAGTAAAGGCTGGAACAGGCACTCCTCATCTACCGTCCACTGTCTCGTCAAGTGGTTCGCTCCACCTCTTTAGGAAAGGTCGCAagcccgccgccgctggAAATGCAACAAATTGTATGTCGTGTCCTCTAGGTGATTCAGGCTGCAAATTCTCGGCCAAGAATATCTATCTCGGCCAGGATCTGAAAGGTCTCGCTTCTGGCAACACCGATTGGCCAGTCAGCATTGTAATGCCGGAGATTGAAGATTTCCCGACATCTGAGCGAAGCAAAGTCCTGGCATCAAAGCTTGCTGAAGATTATGATGATTCCACCCCCAAAGACGTCGTCGCTTCGCGGAACTGGTTCGGTCGTTGTGTCTTCGACGCGGACAACAATGTCTGTGATGACCAGACTGTCACCATCACCTGGGACGATGCCACAGACGGCACCCCAGAGTCAACCAAACAATCCAAATCAGCAACTCTGCACATGGTCGCACAAACGAAAAAGATTTGCGAGAGATACACCCATATTTATGGTATTGATGGCGAGATCTATGCCGACGCCCGTACAATCACCATAGAGGACTTCAACACGGGTGCCACCCAATCATTCCACCCAACCCTCGAAGACGCCGGCCACGGCGGTGGGGACAAAGGTCTCGCACGTCAATTCATACTGGCGGTGGACAAAGTCAAGAACCACGGCTGGACGCCGGAGAAAGCGCAGAATGAATTCATCGGCTGCTCACTTGAGGAGGTAATTCGCTCCCATGCGATGGTATTCGCGGCAGAGGAAGCGCGGACAGGGAGGAAGGTGGTCGACTGGCAGAAATGGTGGTCACAAAAGGTTGCCAACACGACAAGTGATTAA